A genomic window from Triticum urartu cultivar G1812 chromosome 7, Tu2.1, whole genome shotgun sequence includes:
- the LOC125520489 gene encoding ankyrin repeat domain-containing protein EMB506, chloroplastic-like isoform X1 has protein sequence MLPWAATASSSSSAAAALLHASPLPASHRAALPRYRPSPFLPPPLSIGFRSPARALPRGGDAFWEEPDDGSGSDYEDEGKQATGQRSSPFPSPFPLSRLVATRQQERQEQELRREIELLLTPEEEAILDQNETADVTKISSPKWHPLHTYALALQIPLMDKLLDNGVDIDLVDKDGFTPLHKAIIGKKEAVISHLLRKGANPHVTDRVTGNILFMIYISLVP, from the exons ATGCTCCCATGGGCGGccacggcctcctcctcctcctccgccgccgccgctcttCTCCATGCCTCTCCACTCCCCGCCTCCCACCGCGCTGCACTACCTCGCTACCGTCCGTCTCCCTTTCTTCCACCGCCGCTCTCAATTGGCTTCCGTTCCCCGGCACGCGCCCTCCCTCGCGGCGGCGACGCCTTCTGGGAGGAACCAGACGACGGCTCCGGGAGCGACTACGAGGATGAGGGAAAGCAAGCGACCGGACAAAGAAGCTCTCCTTTCCCTTCCCCCTTCCCGCTCTCCAGGCTCGTTGCAACGCGGCAGCAGGAGCGTCAAGAGCAGGAGCTCCGGAGAG AAATCGAGCTTCTCTTAACGCCAGAAGAAGAGGCTATCTTGGATCAGAATGAGACTGCTGATGTCACCAAAATTTCATCA CCAAAATGGCATCCGCTTCATACATACGCATTGGCGCTGCAGATACCTCTgatggacaagctgctcgacaaTGGTGTTGATATCGATTTAGTTGATAAA GATGGTTTCACTCCTCTTCACAAGGCGATAATAGGCAAAAAGGAGGCTGTCATTAGCCATCTCCTAAGAAAAGGAGCAAATCCTCATGTCACAGATAGGGTAACCGGCAATATCCTTTTTATGATTTATATTTCTCTAGTCCCATAA
- the LOC125520489 gene encoding ankyrin repeat domain-containing protein EMB506, chloroplastic-like isoform X2, producing the protein MLPWAATASSSSSAAAALLHASPLPASHRAALPRYRPSPFLPPPLSIGFRSPARALPRGGDAFWEEPDDGSGSDYEDEGKQATGQRSSPFPSPFPLSRLVATRQQERQEQELRREIELLLTPEEEAILDQNETADVTKISSPKWHPLHTYALALQIPLMDKLLDNGVDIDLVDKDGFTPLHKAIIGKKEAVISHLLRKGANPHVTDRMDLVPH; encoded by the exons ATGCTCCCATGGGCGGccacggcctcctcctcctcctccgccgccgccgctcttCTCCATGCCTCTCCACTCCCCGCCTCCCACCGCGCTGCACTACCTCGCTACCGTCCGTCTCCCTTTCTTCCACCGCCGCTCTCAATTGGCTTCCGTTCCCCGGCACGCGCCCTCCCTCGCGGCGGCGACGCCTTCTGGGAGGAACCAGACGACGGCTCCGGGAGCGACTACGAGGATGAGGGAAAGCAAGCGACCGGACAAAGAAGCTCTCCTTTCCCTTCCCCCTTCCCGCTCTCCAGGCTCGTTGCAACGCGGCAGCAGGAGCGTCAAGAGCAGGAGCTCCGGAGAG AAATCGAGCTTCTCTTAACGCCAGAAGAAGAGGCTATCTTGGATCAGAATGAGACTGCTGATGTCACCAAAATTTCATCA CCAAAATGGCATCCGCTTCATACATACGCATTGGCGCTGCAGATACCTCTgatggacaagctgctcgacaaTGGTGTTGATATCGATTTAGTTGATAAA GATGGTTTCACTCCTCTTCACAAGGCGATAATAGGCAAAAAGGAGGCTGTCATTAGCCATCTCCTAAGAAAAGGAGCAAATCCTCATGTCACAGATAGG ATGGATTTGGTTCCTCACTAG